The following proteins come from a genomic window of Lolium rigidum isolate FL_2022 chromosome 5, APGP_CSIRO_Lrig_0.1, whole genome shotgun sequence:
- the LOC124652672 gene encoding succinate dehydrogenase subunit 7, mitochondrial-like translates to MAQPAFLFSLRSRLRTPPPPPHVQPRRAYHVELGAREKALLEEDVALKRFKSFKNNVKQVSKIGNFLTLVVVAACSYQIASLAASTQ, encoded by the exons ATGGCCCAACCCGCCTTCCTCTTCTCCCTCCGCTCCCGCCTCCggaccccgccgccgccccctcacgTCCAGCCCCGCCGCGCGTACCACGTCGAGCTCGGCGCACGCGAGAAAGCG CTTCTAGAGGAAGATGTTGCTTTGAAGAGGTTCAAATCATTCAAGAACAATGTGAAACAGGTCTCCAAGATTGGGAATTTTCTCacccttgttgttgttgctg CCTGCAGCTACCAGATCGCTTCACTGGCGGCAAGCACGCAATGA
- the LOC124654780 gene encoding protein PLASTID REDOX INSENSITIVE 2, chloroplastic produces MATRVWAAAAALNPALLPHSSSPRPARSTRPSSHLCLRSRRPRLAKVVCRRAKSAAFEDYKFPDPIPEFAEQETSRFREHMMWRLEQKKADYFGEHVEEIVDVCTEVLSNFLQHDYCGPGTLLVHPFLDMKGEIKEKGLPGAPQATRAAIAWAEKNIDKDWKAWTGDY; encoded by the exons ATGGCGACGAGggtgtgggcggcggcggcggccttaaaCCCCGCTCTTCTTCCTCACTCGTCTTCCCCTCGTCCGGCCCGGTCCACGCGGCCGAGCAGCCATCTCTGCCTGCGCAGCCGCCGGCCGCGACTCGCCAAGGTCGTGTGCCGCCGCGCCAAGAGCGCCGCCTTCGAGGACTACAAGTTCCCGGACCCCATCCCGGAGTTCGCCGAGCAG GAGACGAGCAGGTTCAGGGAGCACATGATGTGGCGGCTGGAGCAGAAGAAGGCGGACTACTTCGGGGAGCACGTTGAGGAAATCGTCGACGTCTGCACCGAG GTCTTGAGCAATTTCTTGCAGCACGACTACTGTGGTCCAGGCACGCTCCTGGTTCACCCGTTCTTGGACATGAAGGGCGAGATCAAAGAGAAGGGGCTCCCCGGCGCGCCCCAGGCCACGCGCGCCGCGATCGCGTGGGCTGAGAAGAACATCGACAAGGACTGGAAGGCGTGGACTGGAGATTACTAG
- the LOC124658327 gene encoding mitogen-activated protein kinase kinase kinase NPK1-like has protein sequence MRRDAAGGGPGFHDLFDSVRRSIAFRTSAAAPEPPAGPPGGGIGVRISSCLRKSRGMGLLGLIAKSPSPPRRLLPPTPVPVPADDGGGGRADENPPIRWRKGEMIGSGAFGQVYLGMNLDTGELLAVKQVLIGSTNATREKAQAHIRELEEEVKLLKNLSHLNIVRYLGTVREEDTLNILLEFVPGGSIQSLLGKLGSFPEAVIRKYTRQILQGLEYLHRNAIIHRDIKGANILVDNKGCIKLADFGASKQVAKLATMTAAKTMKGTPHWMAPEVIVGSGHTFSADIWSVGCTVIEMATGKPPWSQQYQEVALLFHVGTTKSHPPIPEHISPEAKDFLLKCLQKEPELRSSASDLLKHPFVTGEFDDRQPLNRTTLKDASVNELPAHDACTPTELGVNHSGNWSTINSNRSLKIKPLWEGSCDDDDICEFADKDDHPAVGSSYNPMSEPFDDWNNKYDISPEKSSHQSREFGGLAKHTENSMTENDFTFPREGSCEDDDVLTESKIEAFLDEKALDLKKLQTPLYEEFYNTANAGNSQGVDQPSNGKFINSPKLPPRGKSPPSKMRGGGPAAPCDNNLNSTIPESCCKQFSRDSVDSSRILREIASPQLNELGDKVHIDVQDSTSISFAERQRKWKEELDQELERERVMRLAGCGKTPSPNRGPSSGKRERHPAH, from the exons ATGCGACGGGACGCCGCGGGCGGCGGCCCTGGGTTCCACGACCTCTTCGACTCCGTGCGCCGCTCCATCGCCTTCCGCACCAGCGCCGCCGCCCCGGAGCCCCCCGCCGGGCCCCCCGGCGGCGGGATCGGCGTCCGGATCAGCTCCTGCCTCCGCAAGTCCAGGGGGATGGGCCTGCTCGGGCTCATCGCCAAGagcccctcgccgccgcgccgcctgctGCCGCCGACCCCCGTGCCCGTGCCGGCCGACGACGGCGGGGGAGGGCGAGCGGACGAGAACCCGCCGATCCGGTGGCGGAAGGGCGAGATGATCGGGTCCGGCGCGTTCGGGCAGGTCTACCTCGGCATGAACCTCGACACCGGCGAGCTCCTCGCGGTGAAGCAG GTTCTGATCGGGAGCACCAACGCCACCCGGGAGAAGGCCCAA GCGCATATCAGAGAGCTCGAGGaggaagtgaagctcctgaagaaccTGTCGCACCTCAACATTGTG AGGTACCTTGGCACCGTCCGCGAGGAAGACACGCTGAACATCCTGCTGGAGTTTGTTCCTGGAGGGTCCATCCAATCGCTTCTCGGAAAGCTCGGTTCATTCCCGGAGGCG GTCATTAGGAAGTACACCAGGCAGATTCTGCAAGGGCTGGAATATCTGCATAGGAATGCAATTATACATAGGGACATTAAG GGCGCAAACATTCTTGTTGACAACAAAGGGTGCATTAAACTTGCCGATTTTGGGGCATCTAAGCAAGTTGCCAAGTTG GCTACTATGACAGCAGCTAAAACGATGAAAGGCACGCCACATTGGATGGCACCTGAAGTAATTGTCGGGAGTGGGCACACCTT CTCTGCAGATATCTGGAGTGTGGGATGCACAGTAATTGAAATGGCTACTGGTAAACCACCATGGAGCCAACAGTATCAGGAG GTTGCACTTCTATTTCATGTCGGAACCACAAAGTCACACCCACCAATACCTGAACATATCTCGCCAGAGGCTAAAGATTTTCTGCTGAAATGCCTGCAGAA GGAACCAGAGCTGAGGTCTAGTGCGTCAGATTTATTAAAG CATCCATTTGTCACCGGAGAATTTGACGACCGGCAGCCACTCAATCGCACAACACTGAAG GATGCTTCTGTCAATGAGCTTCCTGCACATGATGCGTGCACGCCAACAGAGTT GGGGGTGAATCATTCTGGCAACTGGTCTACTATTAATTCCAACAGATCATTGAAAATCAAACCCTTGTGGGAGGGTAGCTGTGATGATGATGACATTTGTGAGTTTGCTGATAAAGATGACCACCCAGCAGTTGGATCT AGCTATAATCCTATGTCTGAACCATTTGATGACTGGAACAACAAGTATGACATAAGCCCAGagaaaagttctcatcaatcaagggaatttggtggattAGCCAAGCATACTGAAAACAGCATGACCGAAAATGATTTTACCTTCCCTCGGGAGGGAAGTTGTGAAGATGACGATGTACTTACGGAGTCAAAAATAGAAGCATTTCTTGATGAGAAG GCTCTTGATCTGAAGAAGCTACAAACACCTTTATATGAAGAATTCTACAATACAGCGAATGCTGGGAATTCTCAGGGAGTTGATCAACCTTCCAATGGAAAATTCATAAATAGTCCGAAACTACCCCCTCGCGGAAAGTCGCCTCCAAGTAAGATGAGAGGAGGAGGTCCTGCAGCACCTTGTGACAATAATTTAAACAGTACGATACCTGAGAGCTGCTGCAAGCAATTCTCAAGAGACAGTGTAGATAGCAGCCGGATTTTGAGAGAAATAGCCTCCCCTCAACTCAATGAGCTTGGGGATAAAGTTCATATTGATGTCCAGGATAGCACAAG CATCAGCTTCGCTGAGAGGCAACGGAAGTGGAAAGAGGAGCTGGACCAGGAGCTTGAGAGGGAAAGAG TGATGAGGTTAGCTGGCTGTGGTAAAACACCGTCTCCAAATAGAGGGCCCAGCAGTGGGAAACGAGAGCGTCATCCTGCCCACTGA